The Planctomycetota bacterium genome has a window encoding:
- a CDS encoding ArsR family transcriptional regulator has protein sequence MLQPIVASASTERVLVFLRSRGEGYAREMARFFGTSLRPIQRQLERLEAASVLWSRLVGRTRLYAFNPRYPFLRELEALLDRALSFYPESDRRALLMNRRRPRRAGKPL, from the coding sequence ATGCTGCAGCCTATTGTTGCTTCGGCCAGCACGGAGCGGGTTCTGGTGTTTCTTCGCTCGAGGGGCGAGGGGTACGCCCGTGAGATGGCACGCTTCTTTGGCACGAGCCTCCGGCCGATTCAGAGACAATTGGAGCGCCTGGAAGCAGCCAGCGTCCTCTGGAGCCGCCTCGTGGGCCGAACGCGCCTGTACGCGTTCAACCCGCGGTATCCTTTCCTGCGGGAGTTGGAGGCCTTGCTCGACCGGGCCCTGTCCTTCTATCCCGAATCGGATCGCCGGGCGCTTCTGATGAATCGTCGGCGACCTAGGAGAGCTGGGAAACCCCTATGA